Part of the Coriobacteriia bacterium genome is shown below.
AACACCTGCCATGCCCGCTCTCCTCATCAACCGGATGTGCCGTCAGTTTTGACCTCCTATAGTATAGTTGATGGAAATCCGAATGGTGAGATATCGTTTTTCCGAATAGGACGATGGCGAGTTTCCGAGTTCATTAGAGGGTCGTGCTCGGTCTGTCTCCTGTATTACAAGCGCAACTACCAGAATTGATCTCAACAGGAAGCGATCTCTGAACTGTCAGACCCCCCCCCGCCAGAAAGTCCACTTCGCCAAGCAACCGGATCCCGGTGCATACCCTGAAGCGTTCAAAATCCCGTCTAGCGCCTTCTCAACCTAAGTAAGTTATTAGGTGCTAAAAGCTAGTATTCCAGCGGTTCGGGATCATCAAGCTTGGCAAGGATCGTCTCGGCGCGGAGGAAATCCTCGATGTTATCGATATCGAGCGATCGATCCTTATTCATAACATATGAAATCGGATTATCATTAAGACTGGTGTGATCGTTTATTTTATGAGCATCATTTACATAGATAGCGCCATTTACATGATAAAAAGGAGGCATCTCTTGGCGTCGAACAGTACTTGAAATTGGGATAATCGGGTGCAGTACGCCAAATTCGTCAAGACGCCTAGTTAAGATGGGATTATCTGACGTCAGCTGTACAGAAGCAGTACCCATCATGCCGTGAGAGAAGAAAGCCTCGATTGCCCCGTCAACCTCGTCAGCGCTGCGCAAAGGACTCGTTGGTTGCATAAGAACAATAACGTCGTAATCGCGGCCCATGTTCACAAGCACGTCTCTTGCGTGAACAAGGACGTCGATACTTTTCGAAGTATCGGAGGCCAGTCCCTGTGGTCGCACGAAAGGCACCTCTGCTCCGTATCTTCTGGCCACATTGGCTATTTCTTCGCTATCGGTTGACACTATGACCGCATCAACATACCTGCTTTTTCTTGCAGCAGAAATCGTGTATGCAATAAGAGGATGGCCTCGTAGGATTTTGATATTTTTTTTGGGAATCCCTTTTGAACCACCGCGCGCTGGTATCACTGCAACAATTGTTTTATTATCAAACATAATTACTCCGTTAAATTATATTAGATAAAAAACTTATCAATATAGGGGCTTACAAAAGCCCTCGCTACCGCATGGTAACCACATCGAAAACTAATAATGTCGCCGACGTGGTAGTCGCGACCTGCGTCGCCCACATCTACCACCGTATAATCGCTGCTGCTATCTATGAGTGAAACCCCCTCCTCAAGAGGCCATAGGACGTCTGTATCACAATCCTGGTGGCCAAAAGCAAGCACCGCGCGAAGACGGATCCCTCTATCCCGATATTCGTGCCGCATTCCATAGGAGTCGACGCCAGCTTCTCCCCACGGAAGGCTCGGCTTCTCCCTTATCTCGACAATACTTGCTTGCAAGATAAAGGCATCGTTAAACGTCCCCGGCAGGTAGCGATAGGTTGCCCGCTCACGACCGAACAGGAGCGCCTCGCCTAGACGAAGGGAGTTCACGCCAACCGGGCAGTTGCCTGAAAGCACAAGATTTAGGTTGCTGCTATTTCCGCCGCTTACAACCAAATTACGACTTGCAAACTCGCTTACTTCGTCGACGCAATCAACAAGATCCCGCATCTTCTCCGCATCCGGGAGTA
Proteins encoded:
- a CDS encoding alanine racemase, which translates into the protein MSGFDAVIQYPRLLVDTSKIATNASTLVAACGRYGIDVCGVTKAVGGDKRVARVFVESGVSSLGDSRLQGLSGCSGLGVPRLLIRCPQVCEVDAVVRVSDVSVATCLDTVRALDLACERQGIHSYGILIMCDLGDLREGVISRKELREIARFVAMSKRLYLYGVGANLNCLSFILPDAEKMRDLVDCVDEVSEFASRNLVVSGGNSSNLNLVLSGNCPVGVNSLRLGEALLFGRERATYRYLPGTFNDAFILQASIVEIREKPSLPWGEAGVDSYGMRHEYRDRGIRLRAVLAFGHQDCDTDVLWPLEEGVSLIDSSSDYTVVDVGDAGRDYHVGDIISFRCGYHAVARAFVSPYIDKFFI
- a CDS encoding acylneuraminate cytidylyltransferase family protein, which gives rise to MFDNKTIVAVIPARGGSKGIPKKNIKILRGHPLIAYTISAARKSRYVDAVIVSTDSEEIANVARRYGAEVPFVRPQGLASDTSKSIDVLVHARDVLVNMGRDYDVIVLMQPTSPLRSADEVDGAIEAFFSHGMMGTASVQLTSDNPILTRRLDEFGVLHPIIPISSTVRRQEMPPFYHVNGAIYVNDAHKINDHTSLNDNPISYVMNKDRSLDIDNIEDFLRAETILAKLDDPEPLEY